TTGTTTCCTCCTTACTCTTATGGATTTGATACTTCTTCATATAGTAAGGTGTTCTTGTCTGATTTATGATGCTGGAATGTTGTCTGTTTACATGTTAGATACCCACTAATCCCATAGCGCTGGTCACAAGTAGTGTGCTCTCTACCCAATCCAAGGTACATTTTTTTCCAGATAGAAGTCCCCTGGTAATTTATGTGGACTAACTACTACCAGAGACTATAAGCTCTCTTCAACCAAAGTGCTTTTATTCAGAATCTCAAAGATCCCTAAACGAATTAGCCCTTGCTTGCAGTTTCAAATCTTGTTTGAACCATTTTTATGGAAGAAACACGACTCGTCCTCAAAAGTATCAGACGCATCCGTAGTGGAAAGGTGAGTATATTTTTCCCACCCAAACCATCAGCAATCTCAATGATATAAGCTGTTATCTTGAGTTTTCACCTCCCAATTTCTCTGCTGTAGTGTAAGCGGGTTCTTTCAACGCCACTTTGGACAAGAGGTTTGTTACTACCTAGCCTTAGGTTTGGACTGAAACATTCTTATCTCACCCTGCACGTGCACCAGTTGTGGATTATCTTTATCAATTTCAGATCACTATGATGTTCTTTGATGTCTCATATTTTATGTATCTGATTTGTAAGGTTGTGGACTATCTCATTGACCCTTTTGTGGCTGGAACAAGTGCTGCGGACCCTGAATCCCTCTCAGTGAGCGACTTTGCACTTAACTTGATGTCATTGTTTCAAAAGACTATCATTTTATATTCCTCACTTTTGTGTTCCTCCTTACGCTCTAATGATCAGATGAAGCATTCTTTTCCAGATCTGTGGAATATAGAGAAAAGGTACCTATTTCATCTAACTGTGCTATATTCAGTCACTTGAAGAATACTCCCAAGCCTTTTTCTTTTCTGCTGCTAGAGTTATGGTCCTTTGCTTGTATCATTTTATTCTTGATAAATATCAAATCTCGATATGTAATATGACTGGCAGAAAATTTTACTAGGAAAAAAACTGTAGCTTCCTTATTGTGAGAATGCCTTGAGATTTACTTGTTTCTGTAATCCTCTATGATGATTTAATGGCGATTAGGTCTTTTATTGTTCTTCGGTTTTTTCTCtaaataattttacttttttttcttcagttttgGCTCTATTTTAGTCGGTGCAATCAGAACAAAGTTTGCTGCTAAAGGCAGAACAAAGAGTTCCCCTGGCACAAAGAAGGGCTCGCGTGGGTCATTTTCTTTTAAGGGGGGAATGCAGGTGATGATTTCTCACCGATAGCTAGATCACGAGAACAAACATTTCCCGCTGTAGTACTGATGTTCTTCTTGTCTTGTACCACTTATCGTTGGTATCGTTCCACTTCGTGAGATTGCAGATTCTTCCTGATATGTTGTGTAAAGATCTCTCGAGGGATGAGCTCAATTTGGACTCCAAGGTTCTCTCTTTGTCTTACAATGCTGGTCCAAGACAGGAAAACTGGTCACTATCTTGTGTCTCAAATAATGAGACGCAGAGACAAAACCTCCACTATGATGCTGTAGTTATGACGGTTAGTGGCGTTTTGTCGGATGTGAGATGAAAATAACAGACCCCATCTACTGACAAGATATTTATGTTCCATAGGCTCCTCTGTGCAATGTGAAGGAGATGAATGTTATGAAAGGAGGACAACCCTTCAAGCTAAACTTTCTCCCTGAGGTAATCATGTCTTGTCCAACTTTCAGAAATGTGTGAGAGTCTTAGGTCTAAATCTATATTTTGTCCATCCTTTCGTGTTGCCCTTTGATTTTCTACTCAAAATATTACGATGAGAAATATGCACAGTTAAATTAATCACGATGTTGATCTTGGTCATTGCTCAGATTAATTATATGCCCCTCTCGGTTATAATCACCACATTCACAAAGGAGAAAGTAAAGAGACCCCTCGAAGGTTTTGGGGTACTTATTCCATCTAAGGAGCAAAAACATGGTTTCAAAACTCTAGGTAACTTGATGGTGTTCTAGGACATAACTCAAAACAAATAGCCCTATATTTCTCTTACTATAATTATCAGCACTTCACACTTCTCTATACACAGGTACTCTCTTTTCCTCAATGATGTTTCCAGATCGCTGCCCTAGTGACCTTCATCTATACACAACTTTTATTGGTGGGAGTAGGAACCAGGAACTAGCCAAAGCTTCCACGTAAGAGAATTCTGatattttaaaacacaaacgTCAACCATGTTATGTTAGGCACTAAGAATGTGATACTATATCATTTGAAAGCTGCGAAGTATTGAGGCATTTAccatttttcttgtttgttaCTTCTCCTGATGCCAGCTAACTATTCTTTTTATGCTCCATCTTTGCAGAGATGAATTAAAACAAGTTGTGACTTCTGACCTTCAGCG
The sequence above is drawn from the Raphanus sativus cultivar WK10039 chromosome 7, ASM80110v3, whole genome shotgun sequence genome and encodes:
- the LOC108837278 gene encoding protoporphyrinogen oxidase 2, chloroplastic/mitochondrial, yielding MASNAVADHDKLSGKRVAVVGAGVSGLAAAYKLKSKGLNVTVFEADGRVGGKLRSVVHNGLIWDEGANTMTEAEPEVGSLLDDLGLREKQQFPISQKKRYIVRNGLPVMIPTNPIALVTSSVLSTQSKFQILFEPFLWKKHDSSSKVSDASVVESVSGFFQRHFGQEVVDYLIDPFVAGTSAADPESLSMKHSFPDLWNIEKSFGSILVGAIRTKFAAKGRTKSSPGTKKGSRGSFSFKGGMQILPDMLCKDLSRDELNLDSKVLSLSYNAGPRQENWSLSCVSNNETQRQNLHYDAVVMTAPLCNVKEMNVMKGGQPFKLNFLPEINYMPLSVIITTFTKEKVKRPLEGFGVLIPSKEQKHGFKTLGTLFSSMMFPDRCPSDLHLYTTFIGGSRNQELAKASTDELKQVVTSDLQRLLGVEGEPVFVNHIYWNKAFPLYDRSYDSVMEAIDKMEKDLPGFFYAGNHRGGLSVGKSIASGCKAADLVISYLESCSNDNKPEDSL